A stretch of the Fundulus heteroclitus isolate FHET01 unplaced genomic scaffold, MU-UCD_Fhet_4.1 scaffold_49, whole genome shotgun sequence genome encodes the following:
- the LOC110367947 gene encoding uncharacterized protein LOC110367947 isoform X1, which translates to MRPELNIYLWIISGRNTTPPPSASPPPSSTCPPGSLSPLDPSSPPLVCIPRSLLICLVCIFVLLLLLVLLLLLRCYLQRKHEDEVVEDEDGDEDLPYSEIVHTRLQPIGCSKDSDRASLYSEVRIEVMRDEQTNLTESEDQMQLRDDSCAVYAAVRKEKIPNRPNRTRGKAAPHQQPSSFCSGWFPVKSGGMTPIRSNRSRCW; encoded by the exons ATgagaccagaactaaacatttaCCTTTGGATCATTTCAGGGAGAAACACCACCCCTCCTCCATccgcctctcctcctccttcatccaCCTGTCCTCCCGGTTCTCTGTCTCCTCTGgatccttcttctcctcctcttgtCTGTATTCCTCGTTCCCTTCTCATCTGTCTTGTCTGcatctttgttcttcttctgctgctcgTTCTGCTTCTGCTGTTGAGATGTTACCTCCAGAGGAAACATGAAGATGAAG TTGTTGAGGATGAGGATGGAGATGAAGACCTCCCATATAGTGAAATTGTACACACACGACTACAACCAATCGGATGCAGCAAAG acagCGACCGAGCTTCACTTTACTCTGAAGTGAGGATAGAGGTCATGAGAGATGAACAGACAAACCTCACAGAGTCTGAAGACCAGATGCAGCTCAGAG atgatTCATGTGCGGTTTACGCAGCtgtgagaaaagaaaagatccCAAAcagacccaacagaaccagaggtAAAGCCGCTCCCCACCAACAACCTTCATCGTTTTGTTCTGGGTGGTTTCCTGTGAAGTCCGGGGGAATGACGCCAATCAGATCAAACAGAAgcagatgctggtga
- the LOC110367947 gene encoding uncharacterized protein LOC110367947 isoform X2 yields the protein MRPELNIYLWIISGRNTTPPPSASPPPSSTCPPGSLSPLDPSSPPLVCIPRSLLICLVCIFVLLLLLVLLLLLRCYLQRKHEDEVVEDEDGDEDLPYSEIVHTRLQPIGCSKDSDRASLYSEVRIEVMRDEQTNLTESEDQMQLRDDSCAVYAAVRKEKIPNRPNRTRELHPEPKIRSPRL from the exons ATgagaccagaactaaacatttaCCTTTGGATCATTTCAGGGAGAAACACCACCCCTCCTCCATccgcctctcctcctccttcatccaCCTGTCCTCCCGGTTCTCTGTCTCCTCTGgatccttcttctcctcctcttgtCTGTATTCCTCGTTCCCTTCTCATCTGTCTTGTCTGcatctttgttcttcttctgctgctcgTTCTGCTTCTGCTGTTGAGATGTTACCTCCAGAGGAAACATGAAGATGAAG TTGTTGAGGATGAGGATGGAGATGAAGACCTCCCATATAGTGAAATTGTACACACACGACTACAACCAATCGGATGCAGCAAAG acagCGACCGAGCTTCACTTTACTCTGAAGTGAGGATAGAGGTCATGAGAGATGAACAGACAAACCTCACAGAGTCTGAAGACCAGATGCAGCTCAGAG atgatTCATGTGCGGTTTACGCAGCtgtgagaaaagaaaagatccCAAAcagacccaacagaaccagag agcTTCATCCGGAGCCAAAGATCCGCTCTCCTCGACTCTAG